The Neosynechococcus sphagnicola sy1 region TTGCCTGCTGGAGGTTTGCCTGCCGCAGGTAAGCGCCCAACAGGTTCGCCCCCGACAGATTCGCACCACTCAAATTATTGCCAATCAGATCGGCACTGCTGAGATTAGCTAGGCTCAGGTTGGCACCCTGCATATTCGAGCCTCTTAGCCCTGCACCGCTCAAATTCGACTGGGACAAATTCGCGCCACTCAAATCGAGTCTGCCTAGATTTGCATAGCTGAGATCACAGTTGGGACATTGCTTGGAAGTTTTCAAGCGTTGCACATCTGCAGGATTAAAGGCAGAGGCCATCGATGCCCCAAAGGTCGCAGTCCCTAAAAGGGAAAGAGCCAAGGTCAGGATGGATCGGGATCGGGTTACCATAAAGCCTCCGAAAAAGCGCCAAGCATGGAACAAGACCTGCACAGAATTGCTGGGGAAAATGGATGTTCTTGAATACCTATGATTCTCAGGCATTCACCTTAGGAATTCTCTAGGGATATTAAAAAAGCCAGGAAATCACCACAGCTTCATTTTTGCACTTTTACCCCCATTAGGACAGCACTTTGAGCAATTGATAGACGCGCATCTGAGCAGCCTTGAGCGCAGCTCTTGAGCGTACCAACTTACAGGGAATCCCAGCATCCTTGGCCAGGTAATGCCCTAGTACTTTTCCAATCGCTTATCCAGAAAATCATCCCATCCAAAGTTGACAAACCACTGGGCGGGATCGCCCAACGGCTTAGGTTTGGGGGATCCGCTTCAAAGCGATCGCAGCAACCAGCGCCAGGGTGCCACCCACCAAGCCTAGAATCAGCCATCGACCAAGATGCCGTCCCTTCCGTTGGGCAATGATGGCGGCAATGCCACCTAGCAGACAATGTAAGTTCAGCAGCAGGTAGAGAGTGGCATCAATGGGTAAGTCTGACATGAAAGTAGGTGGAGTGCAGCGTGTCGGTTAGCTTAGAGGGCTCTTCTGGAGTTACAGTAATAAGTAAAACTAATCAGAAAAGCAAGCTAGTAGTCTAGCTCGAACGTGATCGACGTTAACAAGGCCATCAGCTGGATACCTCTAGTCTGCTAGATGGTGCCATGCTGTTCTGGTTATTTGTAGTTTATCTTTCCCCATGCGAACCATTGCCGAGATTAATGACAAAATTAGCCGTCAATGTGCGGTTGCCTGGACGGTTGAAGAGCTGAAGGCGCGGGTCATAGAGGTTGGGGTCACCCAGGCGGCAAGGGAAGTCGATATCATTGCCACTGGCACCTTTGAACCCATGGAATCTTCTGGGGCAATTATCAACTTGGGCCATACGGATCCTCCGATTAAGATCCGTCAATGCTGGATGGATGGAGTACTGGCCTATTCCGGGTTTGGGGCGGTGGATCTCTATTTGGGAGCCACCCAGGTAGCCGAAGAGGCAGAGGAGTCACGGGCTTGGGGTGGTGGCTATGTGATTGAAAACTTGATCGCTGGCAAACCTGTGCATCTGCGGGCGTTGGGGCAGGCAACCGACTGCTATCCCCGCACTGCCTTTGAAACCACGATTACCCGTGACTCGATTAATCAGTTTTATCTGTTTAATCCCCGGAATGTCTACCAAAATTTTGTTGTCGGAGTCAATGGCGGCGATCGCCCGCTTTTTACCTACTTAGGGCCGCTCCAACCCCGATTTGGCAATGCGGTTTACTCCAACCCTGGTGCCATTTCTCCCCTGATGAATGACCCGGATTTACAACTTGTGGGGATTGGCAGTCGCATTTTTCTAGGGGGCGGCATCGGTTATGTCGCTTGGGAAGGAACCCAACATTTCCCCTTGCAAAAACGCTTAGCCAATCGCACCCCCATTGGTCCCGCCGCAACCCTGGCGCTGATTGGCGATGCAAAACAAATGAGTCCCCAATGGGTCAGGGGATGCTACTTCAAAAACTATGGCCCTTCGTTGATGTTGGGGGTAGGCATTCCTCTGCCGGTGCTGAATGAAGCAGTGGTGGCTCACAGTGCGGTTTTGGATCAAGATCTGGTGGCACCGATCGTAGACTTTTCCATTCCTCGACGGGTACGTCCCACCTTTGGATTGATCAGTTATGCCAAGTTAAAGTCTGGTCGCATCACCCTGGAAGGGAAGAGCGTGCGGGTGGCTCCCCTTGCTAGTCTCTACCTCTCGCGCCAAGTCGCTCAAACCTTGAAGGACTGGATTCTGGCAGGCAAGTTTCTCTTGAGTGAGGCCGTTGCCCCTCTACCCTGCGATCGCGCCTTCTTACCCCAGGATCTCGGCGGTTCCCAATTGACAATGGATTGAGTCTATTTCCAAGCCGGACAGATTCGATATTCCCTTTGTTTCACCCCTGTGAGTACTGGAGGAACAGCGTGTACCAAGCAAAGCCAATCATGACAGCGATCGCCATCGGAGTTTTGATCCTAATGGGACTCATCGGCGGCAAATTCGTCGCAGCTTCGACCCTGAATTTTCCCTATGCTTCCATCCGTGACGATTGTGCTCCCTGGGATGGGGCAGCCGTGACAATCCGCTTGAGCCAACGTCCTGATCACTGTCAATTTACTCACTACCCCGCGATCGAGATTCGCCTCTGGATGGGTCGCAACGAATTGATGCCAAAGCTTCCCGCCAGCTATTCTTTGCCATCCAATGCTCAAAATTCCCAGGGCGTGGTCATCCTTTGCGATCGCCCGAATCACTGTCAGACTGCCCAGTCCAGTCGAATTTGGTTGGATGCCATCTATCCAGACACAACCGCAAAGGGCAGTTACTCCATTCAAGTGGATGGCAAGAACCTTGAAGGTCACTTCCACACGGAAAAATGGTGTACACAGAGAGTCCTTTGCGGCTAACTCACCAACCGGTCTGTTGCTTCCAGAACTCCCATTCCTATCGATTGAACCCCTGCCTGCAACCCTAAAAAACTTGGGGCACAAAGGATTGCATGGACATGGGCGGACGCTCATACTCCACCGCAACTTGGCGAGGGGGCAACTCAATCGGCTCAGGGGTTAAATCTTCATAGGGAACCATACTCAGTAAGTGGCTGATACAGTTGAGTCGCGCTCGTTTCTTATCATTGGCATCCACCACTGACCAGGGCGATCGCGTCGTATCGGTAGCGGCAAACATATCGTCTTTAGCCTGGGAGTATTCCACCCAGCGAGCGCGGGATTCTAAATCCATGGGGCTGATCTTCCAGCGTTTGGTGGGATCGGCAATCCGGTCTTTAAATCGCAGCTCTTGCTCTTCGTCACTGACGGAAAACCAGTATTTAACGAGAACGATCCCAGACCGCTGCAACATATGCTCAAATTCTGGACATGAGCGAATAAATTCGACGTATTCCTCATGGGTGCAAAACTTCATCACTCGCTCGACTCCGGCTCGGTTATACCAGCTGCGGTCGAAGAGGACAATTTCTCCAGCAGCAGGCAGATGCTGCACATACCGTTGGAAATACCACTGGGTTTTCTCCCGTTCCGTGGGGGTTCCTAAGGCAACGACTCGACACCCCCGTGGATTCAGACATTCTGAGATCCGCTTAATGGCTCCCCCCTTGCCAGCAGCATCTCGACCCTCAAAAATAACCGCTACTTTTAAGCCCTTGTGTTTTACCCACTCTTGCAGTTTCACGAGTTCAATTTGCAGCTTCTTTAGTTCTTTTTCATAAAGCTCACTGCTCATCTTCTTTGATTTTTGAGTCTGTTCTTTTTTCTGTTTTTTGGTTTCTGGGCTACCACTAAATTCAACAACATTGTCTTTAGAATTGCTACTCTGATGTTCCTTATTTTTAGCCATGTCGATATGCCTGTTAGACTGCGAAGGAGACAGCAAGGGACTGTAACTGAGTGTGTATTAAATTCAAGTTTTGTAGAGTAGACACTCACTCACAGTCCGGTGACTGGGTGTAATATCTCAATCATATCGCTTGCCCAGCATCAAGCTGACAAGATTGATACCGTTCATCTGGTGCATACTGAGGGCTTGATTCAGTTGGAATCAGGGGAAGGCATCATTTCGCTGCCGATGGCTGAGTGGATAGAGAAATGGTGAAACTCCTGATTGTTGAATCTCCGGGAAAAATCAAACCGTTAAAATCCATCCTTGGCGCTGCCTGGGATGTCAAAGCCTCGGTGGGGCACCTTCGCCAACTGGCCAACGATGGAGA contains the following coding sequences:
- a CDS encoding pentapeptide repeat-containing protein; its protein translation is MVTRSRSILTLALSLLGTATFGASMASAFNPADVQRLKTSKQCPNCDLSYANLGRLDLSGANLSQSNLSGAGLRGSNMQGANLSLANLSSADLIGNNLSGANLSGANLLGAYLRQANLQQANLAYATMSAVNLNGANLINANLYRAILINADLTSANLSGANLLRADLGVASLQSANLSGAILERANLVGAFYNQSTTFNSGFSPVFRGMEAAN
- a CDS encoding homocysteine biosynthesis protein; protein product: MRTIAEINDKISRQCAVAWTVEELKARVIEVGVTQAAREVDIIATGTFEPMESSGAIINLGHTDPPIKIRQCWMDGVLAYSGFGAVDLYLGATQVAEEAEESRAWGGGYVIENLIAGKPVHLRALGQATDCYPRTAFETTITRDSINQFYLFNPRNVYQNFVVGVNGGDRPLFTYLGPLQPRFGNAVYSNPGAISPLMNDPDLQLVGIGSRIFLGGGIGYVAWEGTQHFPLQKRLANRTPIGPAATLALIGDAKQMSPQWVRGCYFKNYGPSLMLGVGIPLPVLNEAVVAHSAVLDQDLVAPIVDFSIPRRVRPTFGLISYAKLKSGRITLEGKSVRVAPLASLYLSRQVAQTLKDWILAGKFLLSEAVAPLPCDRAFLPQDLGGSQLTMD
- the ppk2 gene encoding polyphosphate kinase 2, which encodes MSSELYEKELKKLQIELVKLQEWVKHKGLKVAVIFEGRDAAGKGGAIKRISECLNPRGCRVVALGTPTEREKTQWYFQRYVQHLPAAGEIVLFDRSWYNRAGVERVMKFCTHEEYVEFIRSCPEFEHMLQRSGIVLVKYWFSVSDEEQELRFKDRIADPTKRWKISPMDLESRARWVEYSQAKDDMFAATDTTRSPWSVVDANDKKRARLNCISHLLSMVPYEDLTPEPIELPPRQVAVEYERPPMSMQSFVPQVF